Proteins from one Desulfovibrio intestinalis genomic window:
- a CDS encoding methyl-accepting chemotaxis protein, protein MSLQQKIWGLGLLALAVSLGIVWVVGLLSGASMAALWGAAAGGFIVLLVMSLSLRLIYGAAFQSLALCLRGGCEPRAAGQASCCSPQAAPADLKDLYAAAAELSARACHSSGVLHGILAGMPLAYLLVDVNEQATHTNQECLNMLEIDGPVKNCIGKTLAELFYNDPGRETAVGKSIRLGQNFRNLSVTITGHKGRRIDVLANVFPVYDEHRTCLGGLCLYVDMTALKEAEQVITDKNHRMEAVAQELDNTVQELAAIAGELVSGIGRSNNDATRASRLLGEAAIAMNQMTATVREVAHNAANASTASNQTRDKAHEGALVVRNATQSIEEVHEVSMALKSDMALLNNHARAITEIMNVISDIADQTNLLALNAAIEAARAGDAGRGFAVVADEVRKLAEKTMTSTSDVGNAISAIQQSTSKSMASMDSAVDQVEQATTYAGASGQALDAIVGTVEDTVGQISAIAAASEEQSVASEQINRSIDEVNGVMAGTAKSMAEARLETDKLVALAEKLADLTERLKD, encoded by the coding sequence ATGTCGCTGCAACAAAAAATCTGGGGTCTGGGCTTGCTGGCCTTGGCTGTATCCTTGGGGATTGTTTGGGTTGTGGGCCTTTTGAGCGGAGCATCGATGGCTGCCCTTTGGGGCGCTGCTGCGGGCGGTTTTATAGTATTGCTTGTTATGAGCCTGAGCCTGCGGTTGATTTACGGCGCCGCCTTTCAATCTCTTGCCCTTTGCCTGCGTGGGGGCTGCGAGCCGCGCGCGGCTGGTCAGGCCTCCTGCTGTTCGCCGCAGGCAGCGCCTGCTGACCTGAAGGATCTGTATGCCGCCGCTGCGGAGCTTTCAGCCCGGGCCTGTCACTCAAGCGGGGTGCTGCACGGCATACTTGCCGGTATGCCCTTGGCCTATTTGCTGGTGGATGTGAACGAGCAGGCAACGCATACCAACCAGGAATGCCTGAACATGCTTGAAATCGACGGCCCGGTGAAAAATTGTATCGGCAAGACCCTGGCCGAGCTTTTTTATAATGATCCCGGTCGTGAAACCGCAGTGGGCAAGAGTATTCGGCTTGGCCAGAATTTTCGTAATCTTTCCGTAACCATAACCGGGCATAAAGGCAGGCGCATTGATGTGCTGGCCAATGTTTTTCCCGTGTACGACGAGCACCGGACCTGCCTTGGCGGTCTGTGTCTTTACGTTGATATGACCGCCCTCAAGGAAGCCGAGCAGGTCATTACAGACAAAAATCACCGCATGGAAGCCGTTGCGCAGGAGCTCGACAATACTGTGCAGGAACTTGCCGCCATTGCCGGAGAGCTTGTGTCTGGCATAGGCCGCTCAAACAATGACGCGACCCGGGCTTCCCGCCTGTTGGGCGAGGCCGCCATAGCCATGAATCAGATGACGGCCACCGTGCGTGAGGTGGCCCATAATGCTGCCAACGCTTCAACCGCCTCAAATCAGACGCGGGATAAAGCGCACGAAGGCGCGCTGGTGGTGCGCAATGCCACGCAAAGCATCGAAGAGGTGCACGAGGTATCAATGGCGCTCAAGAGTGATATGGCGCTGTTGAACAATCATGCCCGGGCCATCACGGAAATCATGAATGTCATTTCAGACATAGCCGACCAGACCAACCTGCTGGCCCTCAATGCCGCCATTGAGGCCGCCCGGGCTGGCGATGCCGGACGCGGGTTTGCCGTGGTGGCAGACGAGGTACGCAAACTGGCTGAAAAAACAATGACTTCCACTAGCGACGTTGGCAATGCCATCAGCGCGATCCAGCAAAGCACCAGCAAGAGCATGGCCTCTATGGACAGTGCCGTGGATCAGGTGGAGCAGGCCACAACCTATGCTGGAGCGTCCGGTCAGGCGCTCGACGCCATCGTGGGCACGGTGGAGGACACCGTGGGGCAGATCAGCGCCATTGCCGCTGCCAGTGAAGAGCAGTCTGTGGCCAGCGAGCAGATCAACCGTTCCATTGATGAGGTTAACGGCGTTATGGCTGGCACTGCCAAATCAATGGCGGAAGCCCGGCTGGAAACGGACAAGCTGGTGGCCCTCGCCGAGAAGTTGGCGGATTTGACGGAAAGACTGAAGGATTAG
- a CDS encoding DHH family phosphoesterase — MQQTDSIPSPYAAKALQMVKALKQMDQIIVAGHIHPDGDAAGSVAAIGHILRAMGKEFMLYAAPGLPRYLEFFPMPAVVHTTLAHPPFTPKCAVLLDCGEPDRLGSELAELLPYLDSVNIDHHLGGDGMGNRGNWVATEAAATAQLVAYLSMAADLPLTGDLALAVALGLITDTGGFCHGNTSAAVLALASHLVENGCKLSWLREQMDNSWSLGRWRLWSLLMEKSRVEQEGQVGFCQVSLEDIRSCQALKEDLEGFVEQLRRLRDVKVAAMLREDSPQLCKFSLRSYGDIDVRSIAAAMNGGGHFNAAGGTLRMPLEEAGQELLRHISLYLNSQKADAGKKAQSRKPAPQAKKPTKSRAKPK, encoded by the coding sequence ATGCAACAGACTGATTCAATACCCTCTCCTTACGCTGCAAAAGCCCTTCAAATGGTCAAAGCCCTGAAGCAAATGGACCAGATTATAGTGGCGGGGCATATCCATCCCGACGGCGACGCCGCCGGATCAGTGGCCGCAATAGGCCACATTTTGCGTGCAATGGGCAAGGAATTCATGCTTTACGCTGCTCCTGGTCTGCCCAGATATCTGGAGTTTTTCCCGATGCCCGCTGTGGTGCACACAACGCTGGCACACCCGCCCTTTACCCCCAAATGCGCCGTCCTGCTGGACTGCGGCGAGCCTGACCGCCTTGGTTCCGAACTGGCAGAACTGCTGCCGTATCTTGATAGCGTGAACATTGACCATCACCTTGGCGGCGACGGTATGGGCAACAGAGGCAACTGGGTAGCCACAGAAGCAGCGGCCACGGCCCAGCTTGTCGCCTATCTGTCAATGGCGGCAGACCTGCCCCTTACTGGCGATCTGGCGCTGGCTGTGGCCCTGGGCCTGATAACAGACACAGGCGGCTTCTGCCACGGCAATACCAGCGCGGCGGTTCTGGCTTTGGCCTCGCACCTGGTAGAAAACGGTTGCAAGCTCTCATGGCTGCGCGAACAGATGGACAATAGCTGGAGCCTTGGCCGTTGGCGTCTATGGAGTCTGCTTATGGAGAAATCCCGCGTCGAGCAGGAAGGCCAAGTGGGCTTCTGCCAGGTGAGCCTGGAAGATATTCGTAGCTGCCAGGCCCTCAAGGAAGACCTGGAAGGCTTTGTGGAACAGCTGCGCCGCCTGCGTGACGTCAAGGTTGCGGCAATGTTGCGTGAAGACAGCCCCCAGCTGTGCAAATTCAGCCTGCGCTCTTACGGCGACATCGACGTTCGCTCCATTGCCGCGGCAATGAATGGCGGCGGGCACTTCAACGCTGCCGGAGGCACCCTGCGCATGCCTCTTGAAGAGGCGGGGCAGGAACTGCTGCGTCACATCAGCCTTTACCTGAACAGCCAGAAAGCGGATGCCGGAAAAAAGGCGCAAAGCAGAAAGCCTGCTCCACAGGCTAAAAAACCGACAAAAAGCCGCGCCAAACCAAAATAA
- the rimP gene encoding ribosome maturation factor RimP: MFSAITEADSGSAESDHPQGEPSATSTPVAPTSATIEQCEEISRHLALALEVEDSIAEAYVLEVSTPGLSRLLFSLEQMVPYVGDVVEARLLTPVASTDPAAHGGPRRVWRGILTAVEEEGFVLAPVTISPDGEVEEENHPSVLLPWSAVRRATRMYIFKQPQKPGKKPGGKARGKDGSKASGGQKATKKAKSGKKTGKAIADNDHTAN; encoded by the coding sequence ATCTTTTCGGCCATTACTGAAGCTGACAGCGGTTCCGCAGAATCTGATCACCCTCAGGGTGAGCCTTCCGCCACTTCCACTCCCGTTGCTCCCACATCGGCCACCATCGAACAGTGCGAAGAAATTTCGCGTCATCTGGCGCTTGCGCTGGAGGTGGAAGACAGTATTGCCGAAGCCTATGTGCTGGAAGTTTCCACACCGGGCCTGAGCCGTCTGTTATTCAGCCTTGAACAAATGGTCCCCTATGTGGGTGATGTGGTGGAAGCAAGGCTGCTTACGCCGGTGGCATCCACAGATCCCGCCGCCCACGGCGGCCCCCGCCGCGTATGGCGGGGCATCCTCACTGCGGTGGAAGAAGAAGGCTTTGTGCTTGCGCCCGTGACCATCAGCCCCGATGGCGAAGTTGAGGAAGAAAACCATCCTTCCGTGCTTCTGCCCTGGAGCGCTGTGCGCCGGGCCACACGCATGTATATTTTCAAGCAGCCGCAAAAGCCGGGCAAGAAGCCCGGTGGCAAGGCCCGGGGAAAAGACGGTTCCAAGGCCAGCGGCGGGCAAAAGGCCACAAAGAAGGCCAAATCAGGCAAAAAAACAGGCAAAGCCATTGCCGATAACGACCATACGGCCAACTGA
- a CDS encoding DUF503 domain-containing protein, with protein sequence MFTAVLTVEFSLHGNDNLKAKRRVANSLKQKTRNRFNVAIAEAGTENSLCSLRLAVVSISNSEGHLRSRMDKCALMMEAVCPEEMVESQVEIYATD encoded by the coding sequence ATGTTTACGGCAGTGCTCACTGTAGAATTCAGCCTGCACGGCAACGACAATCTCAAGGCAAAACGCCGTGTCGCCAATAGTCTGAAACAGAAAACGCGCAACAGATTTAACGTGGCCATAGCGGAGGCAGGCACAGAAAACAGCCTGTGCAGCCTGCGCCTGGCCGTTGTCTCCATTTCCAACAGCGAAGGGCACCTACGCAGCCGCATGGACAAATGCGCGCTCATGATGGAAGCCGTCTGCCCTGAAGAAATGGTGGAAAGTCAGGTGGAAATATATGCAACAGACTGA
- the nusA gene encoding transcription termination factor NusA gives MNLELKKAIDQISKDKGLDRNMLIDTLEDAVRTSVLRRFSEDMDVEVSYNDDTGDIEVYQFKIVMADGDMANPDTQIELTDALAHDPSVQVDDEMGFRVKVEDLGRIAAQSAKQVIIQRMRDAEQEIIYSEYKDRLGEIVSGIVQRRDKGGWVVNLGRTEAILPREEQIPREHYKRGDRVQALIIEVRQEGRGPQVVISRAHRDYMAALFRREVPEVDDGVVQIMGVARDPGSRAKVAVLSRERDVDPVGACVGVRGSRIQNIVQELHGERIDIVVWSADIATYARNSLAPALVSRIVVDEEENLLEVIVPDDQLTNAIGRKGQNVKLAARLLGWKVDIFTETRYNEANAIGHGLEQVASVAEVSIEALLGAGFSSLDKLRQATDQELSDKLTISASRIADLRSAINFLAPVVESTPESSAVELGKVHASEEDSSQDAEGGAEEDAQA, from the coding sequence ATGAATCTTGAACTTAAAAAGGCCATTGACCAGATCAGTAAAGACAAGGGCCTTGACCGTAACATGCTCATTGACACGCTTGAGGATGCCGTGCGCACTTCTGTGCTGCGCCGTTTCAGTGAAGATATGGACGTGGAAGTGTCCTATAACGACGACACGGGCGACATTGAGGTCTACCAGTTCAAAATCGTGATGGCCGATGGCGATATGGCCAATCCCGACACGCAGATTGAACTCACTGATGCCCTTGCTCACGACCCCTCTGTTCAGGTGGACGACGAAATGGGCTTCCGCGTGAAGGTGGAAGACCTGGGCCGCATTGCCGCCCAGTCTGCCAAGCAAGTCATCATCCAGCGCATGCGCGACGCTGAGCAGGAAATTATTTACAGCGAATACAAGGATCGCCTGGGCGAAATCGTTTCGGGCATCGTGCAACGCCGCGACAAGGGCGGCTGGGTGGTCAACCTTGGCCGCACTGAAGCCATTCTGCCGCGCGAAGAACAGATCCCCCGCGAACATTACAAGCGCGGCGACCGCGTGCAGGCCCTTATTATCGAGGTTCGTCAGGAAGGCCGCGGCCCGCAGGTCGTCATTTCCCGCGCGCACCGCGACTACATGGCCGCCCTCTTCCGCCGCGAAGTGCCGGAAGTGGACGATGGCGTCGTGCAGATTATGGGCGTGGCCCGCGACCCCGGCTCACGAGCCAAGGTTGCCGTGCTCTCCCGTGAGCGTGACGTTGATCCCGTGGGCGCCTGCGTGGGCGTGCGCGGATCCCGCATCCAGAATATTGTGCAGGAACTGCACGGCGAACGTATTGATATCGTCGTCTGGAGCGCAGACATTGCCACCTACGCCCGCAATTCCCTGGCCCCGGCCCTGGTGTCGCGCATTGTGGTGGATGAAGAAGAAAACCTGCTTGAAGTCATCGTGCCTGACGATCAGCTCACCAACGCCATTGGGCGCAAAGGGCAGAACGTCAAACTGGCAGCCAGGCTTCTGGGCTGGAAAGTCGATATATTTACCGAGACCCGCTACAACGAAGCAAATGCTATTGGGCACGGTCTCGAACAGGTGGCCAGTGTGGCCGAAGTATCCATAGAGGCTCTGCTTGGCGCGGGATTCAGTTCCCTCGACAAGTTGCGCCAGGCCACGGACCAGGAGCTTTCTGACAAGCTGACCATCAGCGCGTCCCGCATCGCAGACCTGCGTTCAGCCATCAATTTCCTGGCTCCGGTTGTGGAAAGTACGCCCGAATCTTCTGCGGTTGAATTGGGCAAAGTACACGCTTCCGAAGAAGACTCCAGCCAGGATGCTGAAGGTGGCGCCGAAGAGGATGCGCAAGCTTAG
- a CDS encoding YlxR family protein, producing the protein MLKVAPKRMRKLRGAVMVEGQNTAETVQGPVRMCIICRRRFAKAQLTRHVLTAQGILTIDAEKTRPGRGWYICSDAVCAARFAKFRPGTRRKGGKHV; encoded by the coding sequence ATGCTGAAGGTGGCGCCGAAGAGGATGCGCAAGCTTAGGGGCGCAGTTATGGTGGAGGGGCAAAACACGGCAGAAACCGTGCAAGGGCCGGTACGCATGTGCATCATATGCCGCCGCCGCTTCGCTAAAGCCCAATTGACCCGCCATGTACTGACGGCCCAAGGAATTTTGACTATTGACGCTGAAAAGACCAGACCTGGCAGGGGCTGGTACATATGTTCCGATGCCGTATGCGCGGCGAGGTTCGCCAAGTTCAGGCCCGGAACACGGCGCAAGGGGGGTAAACATGTCTGA
- the infB gene encoding translation initiation factor IF-2, which produces MSEEKIKVSEFAKEFPAVLQKDMLRVMRELGTSAKSMAGSLSTEEAARVREHFAEQKQADAERSGSHPNVIVRRRRKDADAPEAMETASVAQEERAPEVVEKPAEAASPAVEAVSAPEVEAPAPSPRKAAKIIEPEAEKAPVEEAPKATKAKVVSAARVISRPGEEEKKPEPVAVVEKKPEVPEISPVAAALAAREAGEKSSDKAQDKSEAEKAAKAARLARPDASAMPEGSSAPTLPQRAPEARAEAWKDSDNADDADGASRRAPRAEAGQAPAAPQVRIISRPAPGSQQEQRPARPAGARPGYGGPGGSGPGGPRGDNAGRPPRPGGPRPAGPGGPRPSGPGGPRPSGPGGPRPGGGGFGQQPAPASPTDSRDGQSKKKRLKGRRTVDFQQGDSVRRDDDDSARQSRGKGRRKGGKAAPAAQTTQPLKAAKRKIRVTEAIRVADMAHQMGLKANEIIKVLFGLGVMATINQALDFETATLVASEFGYEVEKAGFSEDDYLTPKEVDAPETLKPRPPVVTIMGHVDHGKTSLLDAIRKTNVTGGEAGGITQHIGAYHVKTKRGEIVFLDTPGHEAFTAMRARGAQVTDLVILVVAADDGVMEQTREAINHSRAAGVPIMVAVNKMDKPSADPDRVLRELAELGLQAEEWGGDTIVAKVAAKTRMGLDELLEMVALQSEIMELKANPDKFARGHIVEAKLDKGRGPVATVLIQEGTLRQGDNFVCGPFSGRVRALMSDQGKKVKDAGPSLPVEVQGFEGVPEAGEEFFVVSDEKLARRIADSRAIKQRERDLASESRVTLETFLSQRKSDQETLTLNLVLKADVQGSLEAITEALLKQSTEKVRINVVHGGTGAITESDILLASASQAIIIGFNVRPTAKIKDVAEHENVDVRFYEIIYKLVDDIKSAMTGMLAPVQREVYLGQAEVRDTFSVPKVGVIAGSYVADGKIARNAGVRLLRDGVVVYTGKISSLKRFKDDSKEVVKGNECGVGLENFNDVKIGDIIEAFETVEEAATL; this is translated from the coding sequence ATGTCTGAAGAAAAAATTAAAGTATCGGAATTTGCCAAAGAATTCCCGGCAGTGCTCCAAAAGGACATGCTGCGCGTAATGCGTGAGCTGGGCACATCTGCCAAAAGCATGGCTGGTTCCCTGAGCACTGAGGAGGCGGCACGCGTGCGCGAACACTTTGCCGAACAAAAACAGGCGGATGCCGAGCGTTCCGGTTCCCACCCCAACGTCATCGTACGTCGCCGCCGCAAGGATGCCGACGCTCCTGAAGCTATGGAAACAGCTTCCGTAGCACAGGAAGAGCGTGCGCCCGAGGTTGTGGAAAAGCCCGCTGAAGCCGCAAGCCCTGCGGTGGAAGCCGTTTCTGCGCCTGAGGTTGAAGCCCCCGCGCCCAGCCCCCGCAAAGCTGCAAAAATTATTGAGCCTGAAGCTGAAAAAGCCCCGGTTGAAGAAGCTCCCAAGGCCACCAAGGCCAAGGTTGTTTCTGCTGCCCGCGTTATCAGCCGCCCCGGCGAAGAAGAGAAAAAGCCCGAACCTGTGGCAGTAGTGGAAAAGAAGCCCGAGGTTCCTGAAATTTCCCCCGTGGCTGCTGCGCTTGCCGCGCGTGAAGCGGGAGAAAAATCTTCTGACAAGGCTCAGGACAAGAGCGAAGCCGAAAAGGCCGCCAAGGCTGCACGTCTGGCCCGCCCCGACGCTTCCGCCATGCCCGAAGGTTCGTCCGCGCCCACCCTGCCCCAGCGTGCGCCCGAAGCCCGTGCCGAAGCCTGGAAAGACTCCGACAACGCTGACGACGCCGATGGCGCCTCTCGCCGTGCCCCCAGGGCCGAGGCTGGTCAGGCGCCCGCCGCGCCTCAGGTTCGTATTATATCCAGGCCCGCCCCCGGCAGTCAGCAGGAACAGCGCCCCGCGCGTCCCGCTGGCGCGCGTCCCGGCTACGGTGGTCCCGGTGGTTCCGGCCCCGGTGGTCCCCGTGGGGACAATGCAGGCAGACCTCCCCGTCCCGGCGGCCCTCGCCCGGCTGGTCCTGGTGGTCCCCGTCCTTCCGGTCCTGGTGGTCCCCGTCCTTCTGGCCCAGGCGGTCCCCGTCCTGGCGGCGGTGGCTTCGGTCAGCAGCCCGCGCCCGCGTCCCCCACGGACAGCCGTGACGGCCAGAGCAAGAAAAAGCGTCTCAAGGGTCGCCGCACCGTTGATTTCCAGCAGGGCGATTCCGTCCGCAGGGATGATGACGACAGCGCACGCCAGAGCCGCGGCAAGGGTCGGCGCAAGGGCGGCAAAGCCGCTCCCGCAGCGCAGACCACACAGCCGCTGAAGGCTGCCAAGCGCAAGATCCGCGTGACTGAAGCCATTCGCGTAGCCGACATGGCTCACCAGATGGGTCTTAAGGCCAATGAAATCATCAAGGTTCTCTTTGGTCTGGGCGTTATGGCCACCATCAACCAGGCTCTGGATTTCGAAACTGCCACCCTGGTAGCTTCCGAATTTGGTTATGAAGTGGAAAAGGCAGGCTTCTCTGAAGATGACTACCTGACCCCCAAGGAAGTGGACGCTCCCGAAACCCTCAAGCCGCGTCCTCCTGTGGTCACCATTATGGGCCACGTCGACCACGGCAAAACCTCGCTGCTTGACGCCATCCGCAAGACCAACGTCACCGGCGGCGAAGCCGGGGGCATCACGCAGCATATCGGCGCGTACCACGTCAAGACCAAGCGCGGCGAAATCGTCTTCCTTGACACTCCCGGCCATGAAGCCTTTACGGCCATGCGTGCTCGTGGCGCCCAGGTGACGGACCTTGTCATCCTGGTGGTGGCCGCTGACGACGGCGTGATGGAACAGACCCGCGAAGCAATCAACCATTCGCGCGCCGCTGGCGTGCCCATCATGGTTGCCGTCAACAAGATGGACAAGCCCAGCGCCGACCCGGACCGCGTTCTGCGCGAACTGGCCGAACTTGGCCTCCAGGCCGAAGAATGGGGTGGAGACACCATTGTTGCCAAGGTTGCCGCCAAGACCCGCATGGGTCTGGACGAACTGTTGGAAATGGTGGCCCTGCAGTCTGAAATTATGGAGCTCAAGGCCAACCCTGACAAGTTTGCACGCGGCCACATTGTGGAAGCCAAACTGGACAAGGGCCGCGGACCTGTGGCTACCGTGCTCATTCAGGAAGGCACGCTGCGCCAGGGCGACAACTTCGTGTGCGGCCCCTTCTCTGGCCGTGTGCGCGCCCTCATGAGTGACCAGGGCAAAAAGGTCAAGGACGCCGGCCCCTCTCTGCCTGTTGAAGTACAGGGCTTCGAGGGTGTGCCGGAAGCCGGTGAAGAGTTCTTTGTGGTCAGCGACGAAAAGCTGGCCCGCCGTATCGCCGACTCCCGCGCCATCAAACAGCGTGAACGTGACCTTGCTTCGGAATCCCGCGTGACTCTGGAAACCTTCCTGTCGCAGCGCAAGTCCGATCAGGAAACCCTGACCCTCAACCTCGTGCTCAAAGCCGACGTTCAGGGCAGTCTGGAAGCCATTACCGAGGCCCTGCTCAAGCAGAGCACCGAAAAGGTACGCATCAACGTGGTGCATGGCGGCACTGGTGCCATCACAGAATCCGATATTCTGCTGGCTTCTGCCTCGCAGGCCATCATCATCGGCTTCAACGTGCGTCCCACAGCCAAGATCAAGGACGTGGCCGAACACGAAAACGTGGATGTCCGCTTCTACGAGATCATTTACAAGCTGGTGGACGACATCAAAAGCGCCATGACGGGCATGCTTGCCCCCGTGCAGCGCGAAGTGTACCTGGGCCAGGCCGAGGTGCGCGACACCTTCAGCGTGCCCAAGGTGGGCGTTATCGCCGGCTCCTATGTGGCCGACGGCAAAATTGCCCGAAACGCGGGCGTGCGCCTGCTGCGCGACGGTGTGGTTGTCTATACCGGCAAGATCTCATCCCTCAAGCGCTTCAAGGACGACTCCAAAGAAGTGGTCAAGGGCAATGAGTGCGGCGTAGGCCTTGAAAACTTCAATGACGTCAAAATTGGCGACATCATCGAAGCTTTCGAAACTGTGGAAGAAGCAGCGACGCTGTAA
- the rpsO gene encoding 30S ribosomal protein S15 has translation MDVNQKKAVIDAHAKHEGDTGSPEVQVALLTARIEDLTGHFKEHKKDFHSRTGLLKLVGRRRNILNYLKKTDVQRYRALIEKLGLRK, from the coding sequence ATGGATGTAAATCAGAAGAAAGCGGTTATTGACGCCCACGCCAAACACGAAGGCGACACCGGATCCCCCGAAGTGCAGGTTGCCCTGCTTACTGCCCGTATTGAAGACCTCACCGGTCACTTCAAAGAGCACAAGAAGGACTTTCACTCCCGCACGGGTCTGCTGAAGCTTGTTGGCCGTCGCCGCAACATTCTGAACTACCTGAAAAAGACTGACGTTCAGCGCTATCGCGCATTGATCGAAAAGCTCGGCCTGCGCAAGTAA
- the truB gene encoding tRNA pseudouridine(55) synthase TruB: MPEPNGKVYAALPQQHGVLVLNKPSGPTSARCLTAIKRLGQKKIGHAGTLDPLASGVLLVLLGQATKLSGHLLAGGGKVYSGELRLGQTTDTWDIEGRVLDEAPWQHISEDDVRREVSAWLDLTEQPVPSYSAAKHEGQPLYKLARKGLDAPQKIKRMEISQADVLEISLPFVRFRVACSSGTYIRSLAHSLGSRLGCGAVLTELTREYSHPFGLDVAREPADFTADPSLLPGCVIPVADALPHWPRVDLTPEEAARVRNGMAVPCRASQADTGNGENLAFLMEQGHALALAQREATAAGPCWAVLRGLWN; this comes from the coding sequence ATGCCGGAGCCCAATGGCAAAGTTTACGCCGCACTGCCGCAGCAGCACGGCGTGCTCGTGCTTAACAAGCCTTCCGGGCCCACCTCGGCCCGCTGCCTCACAGCCATCAAACGGCTCGGGCAAAAAAAAATCGGCCATGCCGGCACGCTGGACCCACTGGCTTCCGGCGTTTTGCTGGTATTGCTCGGTCAGGCCACCAAGCTTTCCGGGCACCTTCTGGCCGGGGGCGGCAAGGTTTATAGCGGTGAATTGCGCCTTGGACAGACCACCGACACCTGGGACATTGAGGGCCGGGTGCTTGATGAGGCTCCCTGGCAGCATATCAGCGAAGACGACGTGAGGCGTGAAGTTTCGGCATGGCTTGACCTGACCGAACAGCCTGTTCCGTCCTATTCCGCCGCAAAACATGAGGGCCAGCCTTTATACAAACTGGCCCGCAAGGGGCTTGACGCCCCGCAAAAGATCAAACGTATGGAAATTTCACAGGCGGACGTGCTTGAAATAAGCTTGCCGTTTGTGCGCTTTCGGGTCGCATGCAGTTCCGGCACCTATATACGCTCCCTGGCCCACAGCTTGGGGAGTCGCCTTGGATGCGGAGCCGTGCTCACGGAACTGACTCGAGAGTACAGTCACCCCTTCGGCCTTGATGTGGCCCGCGAGCCAGCGGACTTCACGGCTGATCCCTCCCTGTTGCCAGGCTGCGTTATTCCGGTTGCGGATGCGCTGCCCCACTGGCCCAGGGTGGATCTTACGCCAGAAGAAGCCGCTCGCGTGCGTAACGGCATGGCAGTGCCTTGCCGTGCGTCACAGGCTGATACCGGCAACGGTGAAAACCTCGCGTTTTTGATGGAACAGGGCCATGCCCTGGCTCTTGCACAACGCGAAGCCACAGCTGCCGGGCCTTGTTGGGCCGTATTGCGGGGACTTTGGAACTAA